One Kitasatospora viridis genomic region harbors:
- a CDS encoding MFS transporter: MTDRPTGEPAAGRAGYLAAAAAFAVCMAGTTLPTPLYGLYQDQIGFSELTVTVVFAIYAFGVIGVLLLVGNASDTVGRRPVLLCGLAFAAASAVTFLAEQGLRGLPLLFLGRLLSGLSAGLFTGTATAYVLELAPPGRRARAGFVATAANMGGLGCGPLLSGVLAQYAPGPLVLPYVVHLALLAASFAVTWFLPETVPAARPLRSARPRRPTLAPEVRGVFVPAAVAAFAGFSLLGVFTSVSPTFVTKDLGIHNHAIVGLVVFAAFSASTLGQLLVPRLGTARAVPLGCLVLICGLGLLAVSLATATLAPLVLSAVVGGAGQGLGLRGAVGEIAAAAPAEHRGGALSALFVVAYFGISIPVIGVGLLSGPLGLAHAGLVFTACMGVLAAVSGGYLLRRARA; the protein is encoded by the coding sequence ATGACGGATCGTCCGACGGGTGAGCCGGCCGCGGGCCGGGCCGGCTACCTCGCGGCCGCGGCCGCGTTCGCCGTCTGCATGGCCGGCACCACGCTGCCCACCCCGCTCTACGGCCTCTACCAGGACCAGATCGGCTTCTCCGAGCTGACGGTGACGGTCGTGTTCGCCATCTACGCCTTCGGCGTGATCGGTGTGCTGCTGCTGGTCGGCAACGCCTCCGACACCGTCGGACGCCGCCCCGTCCTGCTCTGCGGGCTGGCCTTCGCGGCCGCGAGCGCGGTCACCTTCCTCGCCGAGCAGGGCCTGCGCGGGCTGCCGCTGCTCTTCCTGGGCCGCCTGCTGTCCGGGCTGTCGGCCGGCCTGTTCACCGGTACCGCCACCGCGTACGTCCTGGAACTCGCCCCGCCCGGGCGCCGGGCCCGGGCCGGCTTCGTCGCGACCGCCGCCAACATGGGCGGCCTCGGCTGCGGGCCGCTGCTGTCGGGCGTGCTCGCGCAGTACGCGCCCGGTCCGCTGGTGCTGCCCTACGTCGTGCACCTGGCCCTGCTCGCCGCGTCGTTCGCCGTCACCTGGTTCCTACCGGAGACCGTGCCCGCGGCACGCCCGCTGCGCAGCGCCCGGCCACGACGGCCCACGCTGGCGCCCGAGGTGCGCGGGGTGTTCGTGCCGGCGGCGGTCGCCGCCTTCGCGGGGTTCTCGCTGCTGGGCGTCTTCACCTCGGTCAGCCCCACGTTCGTCACCAAGGACCTGGGGATCCACAACCACGCGATCGTCGGTCTCGTCGTCTTCGCCGCGTTCTCCGCCTCGACCCTGGGCCAGCTCCTGGTCCCGCGCCTGGGCACCGCCCGGGCCGTCCCGCTGGGCTGCCTGGTGCTGATCTGCGGCCTGGGCCTGCTCGCCGTCTCACTCGCCACGGCCACCCTGGCTCCGCTGGTGCTCAGCGCCGTCGTGGGCGGCGCGGGCCAAGGCCTGGGCCTGCGCGGCGCGGTGGGCGAGATCGCCGCCGCCGCTCCCGCCGAGCACCGCGGCGGCGCCCTGTCCGCGCTCTTCGTGGTCGCCTACTTCGGCATCTCGATCCCGGTCATCGGCGTCGGCCTGCTCAGCGGACCCCTCGGCCTCGCCCACGCGGGCCTGGTGTTCACCGCCTGCATGGGCGTCCTCGCCGCCGTGTCCGGCGGTTACCTGCTGCGCCGCGCCCGGGCTTGA
- a CDS encoding response regulator transcription factor: MRIILADDSLLIRAGIREILVSSAHDVIRECEDADELVAAVDDLAAAGATPDLVITDVRMPPGNTDDGLRAAIDIRSRHQGLPVLVLSAYVTGPYVRELLNGPGAEGAVGYLLKEKVGRVADFLRAVETVSGGGVVIDPEVVRHVTHADPPRGPLARLTAREQEVLALMAEGRSNAEIEAELFLSGAAVAKHVGNVFLKLGMPSGEDNRRVKAILTWFEYN, from the coding sequence GTGAGAATCATCCTGGCGGACGACAGTCTGCTGATACGCGCCGGAATCCGGGAGATCCTGGTTTCCAGTGCCCACGACGTGATCCGCGAATGCGAGGACGCCGACGAACTGGTCGCCGCCGTCGACGACCTCGCCGCCGCCGGAGCCACCCCCGACCTGGTGATCACGGATGTCCGCATGCCGCCCGGGAACACCGACGACGGACTCCGGGCCGCGATCGACATTCGGTCGCGGCACCAGGGCCTCCCGGTACTGGTCCTCTCCGCCTACGTCACTGGCCCGTACGTGCGCGAACTCCTGAACGGCCCGGGCGCCGAAGGAGCGGTCGGCTACCTGCTCAAGGAGAAGGTGGGCAGAGTGGCGGACTTCCTGCGGGCCGTCGAGACGGTCTCCGGCGGCGGAGTGGTGATCGACCCCGAGGTCGTTCGCCACGTCACCCACGCCGACCCGCCCCGGGGCCCGCTCGCCCGCCTCACGGCCCGCGAACAGGAGGTGCTCGCCCTCATGGCCGAAGGCCGTTCCAACGCGGAGATCGAGGCAGAGCTGTTCCTCTCGGGCGCCGCCGTGGCCAAACACGTGGGGAACGTCTTCCTGAAACTCGGCATGCCCTCCGGCGAGGACAACCGCCGGGTGAAGGCCATCCTGACCTGGTTCGAATACAACTAG
- a CDS encoding sensor histidine kinase encodes MAQIRVARRLLTEFVAAAAFPILLISVLVAPVSVPVVAELDRSRAQWCGVRTMPLRPAGRSWPQWVAGRLRTRSVWRTDLPVFVTAALLSVLSLLVGFFGFVGALALVFSPIFWGFGIAAKVGPFTPAALWETLVAVPAGIALGAVTVGALAGISLLRDLLLRAFSGSRNPDLLAKLEELRASRSSLTAAFENERRRIERDLHDGAQQELVALAMRLGILEAAATATDQERIVQLARQAQAQAERALERLRETVRDIHPSELSDLGLIAAVRELAARSPLQVELTSTGTDARLSSPIATAVYFTVSEALTNVAKHAGVGSARIEMLCTENGVRVLVGDDGAGGARISTGSGLSGLRERMRSVGGNLEIISPPGGGTQVVASAPAQPPW; translated from the coding sequence ATGGCGCAGATCCGTGTTGCCCGGAGGCTGCTGACCGAATTCGTCGCAGCGGCCGCCTTTCCGATTCTCCTGATTTCCGTTCTCGTTGCGCCGGTCTCGGTTCCGGTGGTGGCCGAACTGGACCGCTCCAGGGCGCAGTGGTGCGGAGTCCGCACGATGCCGCTGCGACCCGCCGGCCGCAGCTGGCCGCAGTGGGTGGCCGGTCGGCTGCGGACACGGTCGGTGTGGCGGACCGACCTCCCCGTGTTCGTCACCGCCGCACTCCTGTCCGTGCTCTCGCTGCTGGTGGGCTTCTTCGGATTCGTCGGCGCTCTGGCGCTGGTTTTCTCCCCCATCTTCTGGGGTTTCGGCATCGCCGCGAAAGTCGGCCCGTTCACACCGGCCGCCCTGTGGGAAACCTTGGTGGCGGTGCCCGCGGGAATCGCCCTCGGTGCGGTCACCGTGGGCGCGCTGGCCGGCATCTCCCTGCTCCGCGACCTGCTCCTGCGGGCCTTTTCGGGGAGCCGGAACCCCGACCTGCTCGCGAAACTGGAGGAACTCCGCGCCAGCCGGTCCTCGCTGACTGCGGCCTTCGAGAACGAGCGCCGGCGCATCGAGCGCGACCTGCACGACGGCGCCCAGCAGGAACTCGTCGCCCTCGCCATGCGCCTGGGAATCCTGGAAGCCGCAGCGACGGCCACCGACCAGGAACGGATCGTCCAGCTGGCCCGCCAGGCCCAGGCCCAGGCGGAGCGCGCGCTCGAACGGCTGAGGGAGACGGTGCGCGACATCCACCCCAGCGAACTGAGCGACCTCGGTCTCATCGCCGCCGTCCGAGAACTGGCGGCCAGATCACCGTTGCAGGTCGAACTGACCAGCACCGGTACCGACGCCCGGCTCTCCTCGCCGATCGCCACGGCCGTGTACTTCACGGTCTCCGAGGCCCTGACGAACGTCGCCAAGCACGCGGGCGTCGGGAGCGCCCGGATCGAGATGCTGTGCACCGAGAACGGCGTCCGCGTCCTGGTCGGCGACGACGGCGCCGGCGGCGCGCGGATCAGCACCGGATCCGGGCTCTCCGGGCTGCGTGAGCGGATGCGAAGCGTCGGTGGCAACCTCGAAATCATCAGCCCGCCGGGCGGCGGAACACAGGTCGTGGCATCCGCCCCGGCCCAACCCCCGTGGTGA
- a CDS encoding ABC transporter ATP-binding protein — translation MTFSTTAPVPCIRLRGLRTEFPIPGRRGETTRVLHDIDLEIPEGRLTAVVGPSGSGKSTLLLCTAGLEPATAGSVEILGTDVRSLSPRKQAAFRSENIGFVFQKYNLVSSLTVEDNIALPARLAGRRVPRARVEDAMARLGIAKHARRRPDRLSGGERQRVAVARVLANQPRIVFADEPTGALDLKSGHVVLDWLQALPAQGSTVLMVTHDPHAAARADQVVVMGSGRVHAVIPGGDSRAVGDAVLAAQSADEAGGEAS, via the coding sequence ATGACATTTTCCACGACCGCTCCCGTGCCGTGCATTCGTCTGCGCGGCCTTCGGACGGAATTCCCCATTCCCGGCCGCCGGGGCGAGACGACGCGCGTCCTGCACGACATCGACCTGGAGATTCCCGAGGGCCGGCTGACCGCCGTCGTCGGCCCCTCCGGTTCGGGCAAGTCGACGCTCCTGCTCTGCACGGCCGGGCTGGAGCCGGCGACCGCGGGGTCCGTCGAGATCCTCGGGACGGACGTCCGCTCACTCAGCCCCCGCAAGCAGGCCGCGTTCCGCAGCGAGAACATCGGCTTCGTCTTCCAGAAGTACAACCTCGTCAGCTCGCTGACGGTCGAGGACAACATCGCCCTGCCAGCGCGGCTCGCCGGCCGCCGGGTGCCCAGGGCGCGGGTCGAGGACGCCATGGCGCGGCTCGGCATCGCCAAGCACGCGCGGCGCCGCCCCGACCGCCTCTCCGGTGGCGAGCGCCAGCGCGTCGCGGTGGCCCGGGTGTTGGCGAACCAGCCGCGGATCGTCTTCGCCGACGAGCCGACGGGTGCGCTCGACCTCAAGTCGGGTCACGTGGTGCTCGACTGGCTGCAGGCACTTCCCGCGCAGGGGAGCACGGTGCTCATGGTCACCCACGACCCTCATGCGGCCGCGCGGGCCGACCAGGTCGTGGTGATGGGGTCCGGGCGGGTGCACGCCGTCATCCCCGGTGGCGACTCCCGCGCGGTGGGCGACGCCGTCCTCGCGGCGCAGTCGGCGGACGAAGCGGGCGGGGAGGCGTCGTGA